A window of Flavobacterium psychrophilum genomic DNA:
GATTTCATGACCGAGGATATTGCCATCGACCTTGGTACCGCAAATACCCTAATCATACATAACGATAAAGTAGTTATAGACAGCCCGTCTATAGTTGCACGCGACCGGATATCGGGCAAAATAATTGCCGTAGGTAAGGAAGCTAACATGATGCAGGGCAAAACCCATGAAAACATAAAGACCATACGTCCTCTTAAAGACGGTGTTATTGCTGACTTTGATGCTTCTGAAAAGATGCTTACAATGTTCATTAAAAGCATACCGGCCCTTAAAAAGAAACTTTTCACGCCTGCACTTCGCCTGGTTATCTGTATTCCATCAGGAATTACAGAGGTTGAAATGCGTGCGGTAAAAGAGTCGGCAGAAAGAGTAAACGGTAAAGAGGTATACCTTATACACGAGCCAATGGCAGCGGCTATAGGTATTGGTGTAGACATCATGCAGCCTAAAGGTAACATGATCGTGGATATAGGTGGTGGTACTACAGAAATTGCTGTTATCGCATTAGGCGGTATTGTATGCGACAAATCGGTTAAGATTGCGGGAGACGTTTTCACCAACGATATTGTTTACTACATGCGTACACAACACAACCTTTTTGTGGGTGAAAGCACAGCAGAAAAAATCAAGATTACAATAGGTGCAGCCATAGAGGACCTTGAAACTCCTCCTGAAGATATGTCGGTACAGGGACGTGACCTTTTAACGGGAAAACCTAAACAGGTAGACGTTTCATACCGCGAGATTGCAAAAGCGCTTGACAAGTCCATTCAGCGTATTGAGGATGCGGTTATGGAAACATTATCGCAAACGCCTCCGGAACTTGCAGCAGATATTTACAACACGGGTATTTACCTTGCAGGCGGAGGATCTATGCTAAGAGGTCTTGACAAGCGTATTTCGCAAAAAACAGACCTTCCTGTTTACATCGCAGAAGACCCGCTAAGGGCAGTTGTAAGAGGAACGGGAATGGCCCTAAAAAACATACAAAAATTCAGAAGCATACTTATCAAATAAAGACGGCTTAACTAATGCAGCAAATATTTAATTTTATATTTAAAAACAGTATTTTATTACTGTTTTTGCTGCTTTTGGGCATTTCGTTATCGCTCACCATACAATCGCATTCCTACCACAGAAGCAGGGCCGTATCTTCGGCGAATGCCATATCGGGCTATGTGTATGAACAGGTGAACAATGTAGAAGAGTACTTAAGCCTCAAGAAACAGAATGAAGCACTGGCCGGAGAAAATGCACGCCTTAAAAAGATGCTTTTCAACACTCAGGACACTGCCAACCTGCCTCCTGTACAATTACCCGACGTTATAGGTAATTATGCTGTTATACAGTCTAAAGTCATCCGTAATTCATACGGCGTCCAGGAAAACTATTTTACCATTAACACAGGCCATAATAAAGGCGTAAAACCAGATATGGGCGTCGTAAGCAGCCTTGGGGTTGTTGGTATTATAGAAAACACTTCCGGCAACTATGCAACGGTTATTAGTATCCTGAACCGTAAGTTTAAACTTGACGCCAAGATCAAAAAGAACAATCACTTTGGCACCCTTACGTGGAACGGTAAAAACACCGGCTTTGCACAGCTTATTGATGTACCAAGGCTTGCCACCGTACGTAAAGGCGATACTATTGTTACCGGTGCAGAATCGAGGATATTCCCCGAAAATATACCAATCGGTACAATCGAGAAAGTATACATCGACAAAAAAACAAACTATTATACACTTGACGTTAGATTGTTTAACGACATGACTAGTCTTGGGCATGTGTACATAATAGAAAACAAAGACAGGGACGAAATAATTAAACTGGAAGAACAAACTACCAAACCGAATGAGCAGTAGCGTTATTATAAACATATTCAGGTTTATCATCCTGCTGCTATTACAAGTAGTTATTTTTAGCAGGCTGGATTTGTTTGGGTTTCTTAACCCCTACCCTTATATACTATTTATACTCCTGTATCCGGTAAACGGAAGCAAGGCGGGACTTTTGGTATCATCTTTCTTTTTAGGACTTATATTAGACATGTTCTTAAATTCTGGAGGGTCGCACGCGGTTGCCTGTGTTACGCTTGCTTATTTCCGGCCAACATTCTTTAAGTTCTCATTTGGTATAAGTTACGAATACCAAACCGTAAAAATAAACGACAGGCTTTCGCCCGAAAGATTCTCATTTATCCTTATTTCTGTTGTAACGCATCATTTTATTTTATACCTTTTGGAGGTATTTAGGTTTAGCCTTATTCTTGACGTACTGCTAAGAACTTTGCTTACAACCGTATTTACACTGATACTTTGCATCATTATAATCTACTTAATTAAGCCGGGCAAACAATGAGAAAGATCTTACTGCCAACAATTATTATTGCCGCAACTATTATTATCGTGGCAAGGCTTTTTTATTTGCAGATACTTGATGACTCTTACATCAAGAAGTCTGACAACAATGCCATCAAGATAAAATACGACTATCCTGAAAGGGGATATATATACGATAGGCACGGTAAGCTTATGGTGGCAAACCAGCCATCATACGATATCATGGTTACCCCAAAAGAAATGAAGAATCTGGACACGCTTGAGCTATGTTCACTTCTCGGCGTAACTAAAGAATATTTTATCCAGCGACTTGAAAAAGCGAATGTATACAGCCGAAGGCTACCCTCCGTTTTTTTACCTCAATTGAATAAAAAAGAATTTGCTGCATTCCAGGAAAAAATACGCCGATTTAAGGGATTTGATATTGTTAAACGTTCACTGCGCGACTATCAAACCACGGCAGGATCTAACGTGTTTGGCTATATTGCCCAGGTAAATGATGCTATCATAAAAAAACATCCTTACTACAAAAGTGGTGACCTCATCGGTAAACAAGGCGTTGAGGAAATGTATGAAGAAATTCTGCGTGGCGTAAAAGGCGTAAAATACATTCAGAAAGACCGTTTCAACAGGGAGATCGGTTCTTTTAAAGAAGGAATATACGATACGATTGCTGTTCAGGGGCAGGACATTACACTTACCCTCGATATGGAACTGCAAAAGTATGGTGAGTCACTTATGTTCGAAAAACGTGGCGGTATTGTTGCTCTTGAACCCAGCACAGGTGAGATACTGGCATTGGTTACCGCACCTTCATACGACCCTTCCCTACTTGTAGGCCGCGAGCGTTCCAAGAACTATAGTGCAATGTACAATGACAGCATCGCAATGCCTTTGTTTGACAGAGGATTACTGGCTGAATACCCTCCTGGATCGCCTTTTAAAATTCTTACCGGCCTTGTCGGTCTTCAGGAAGAAGTGGTAGACCCAAACACCACCTTTATGTGTCATCACGGTTTTTCGTACGGACGCGGTGCGTTCATGAAATGCCACGGTTTTGGCCCGCATAACCTTAACAACGGTATTTACAATTCATGTAATACTTATTTTGCAAACGTATTTAAGCTTACAGTAGATAAATATCCTAAGCCGCAGTATGGCGTTGACGCATGGGCAAGCCATCTTAAAAGTTTTGGTTTAGGTGAATTTTTAGGATACGATCTACCTCCGGGAAGACCGGGAAGGGTTCCTACCTCTAAATTCTACAAACGATTTTATCCTAACGGAGGCTGGAGAAGTTCAACGATCATTTCTAACTCAATTGGCCAGGGAGAGGTTGCCATGACGCCTATTCAATTAGCCAACATGATGGCTACTGTTGCAAATGAAGGCTGGTATTATACACCTCATGTTATTAAAAAGATTGAAGGCAAAACTATCGACAAGAAATTTACGACGAAACACCACACTTCAATTGACAAACAGCATTTTAAACCTGTTATCAACGGATTGTTTGACGTTTACAACTTCGGTACGGCAAGGTCATTACGGGTTGAAGGCATTGAAATATGCGGAAAGACCGGTACTGCCGAAAACTTTACCAAAATAAACGGCAAAAGAACACAGCTTACCGACCATTCTATATTCGTTGCTTTTGCACCAAGGGAAAACCCTAAGATCGCAATTGCGGTTTTCGTAGAAAATGGTTATTGGGGTGCGCGTTGGGCAGGGCCTATCGCAAGTTTAATGATAGAGAAGTACCTTAAAGGTGAGGCTTTAACACAAAAGCCACGTGAAGAGTGGATTAAAAC
This region includes:
- a CDS encoding rod shape-determining protein MreC; translated protein: MQQIFNFIFKNSILLLFLLLLGISLSLTIQSHSYHRSRAVSSANAISGYVYEQVNNVEEYLSLKKQNEALAGENARLKKMLFNTQDTANLPPVQLPDVIGNYAVIQSKVIRNSYGVQENYFTINTGHNKGVKPDMGVVSSLGVVGIIENTSGNYATVISILNRKFKLDAKIKKNNHFGTLTWNGKNTGFAQLIDVPRLATVRKGDTIVTGAESRIFPENIPIGTIEKVYIDKKTNYYTLDVRLFNDMTSLGHVYIIENKDRDEIIKLEEQTTKPNEQ
- a CDS encoding rod shape-determining protein MreB, with product MGFFDFMTEDIAIDLGTANTLIIHNDKVVIDSPSIVARDRISGKIIAVGKEANMMQGKTHENIKTIRPLKDGVIADFDASEKMLTMFIKSIPALKKKLFTPALRLVICIPSGITEVEMRAVKESAERVNGKEVYLIHEPMAAAIGIGVDIMQPKGNMIVDIGGGTTEIAVIALGGIVCDKSVKIAGDVFTNDIVYYMRTQHNLFVGESTAEKIKITIGAAIEDLETPPEDMSVQGRDLLTGKPKQVDVSYREIAKALDKSIQRIEDAVMETLSQTPPELAADIYNTGIYLAGGGSMLRGLDKRISQKTDLPVYIAEDPLRAVVRGTGMALKNIQKFRSILIK
- a CDS encoding rod shape-determining protein MreD, whose protein sequence is MSSSVIINIFRFIILLLLQVVIFSRLDLFGFLNPYPYILFILLYPVNGSKAGLLVSSFFLGLILDMFLNSGGSHAVACVTLAYFRPTFFKFSFGISYEYQTVKINDRLSPERFSFILISVVTHHFILYLLEVFRFSLILDVLLRTLLTTVFTLILCIIIIYLIKPGKQ
- a CDS encoding penicillin-binding protein; this encodes MRKILLPTIIIAATIIIVARLFYLQILDDSYIKKSDNNAIKIKYDYPERGYIYDRHGKLMVANQPSYDIMVTPKEMKNLDTLELCSLLGVTKEYFIQRLEKANVYSRRLPSVFLPQLNKKEFAAFQEKIRRFKGFDIVKRSLRDYQTTAGSNVFGYIAQVNDAIIKKHPYYKSGDLIGKQGVEEMYEEILRGVKGVKYIQKDRFNREIGSFKEGIYDTIAVQGQDITLTLDMELQKYGESLMFEKRGGIVALEPSTGEILALVTAPSYDPSLLVGRERSKNYSAMYNDSIAMPLFDRGLLAEYPPGSPFKILTGLVGLQEEVVDPNTTFMCHHGFSYGRGAFMKCHGFGPHNLNNGIYNSCNTYFANVFKLTVDKYPKPQYGVDAWASHLKSFGLGEFLGYDLPPGRPGRVPTSKFYKRFYPNGGWRSSTIISNSIGQGEVAMTPIQLANMMATVANEGWYYTPHVIKKIEGKTIDKKFTTKHHTSIDKQHFKPVINGLFDVYNFGTARSLRVEGIEICGKTGTAENFTKINGKRTQLTDHSIFVAFAPRENPKIAIAVFVENGYWGARWAGPIASLMIEKYLKGEALTQKPREEWIKTHGLKAEYEKPLSGQPFKINQNYLP